From Microlunatus capsulatus, a single genomic window includes:
- a CDS encoding LpqB family beta-propeller domain-containing protein, whose product MSTRRGPAALLLVLLLAALTGCVSIPTSGPVDKVEGQQPTCQSCVNVEVAPPYPGDTGREVVEGFLRANANYQSGYAVARQFLTRDAASTWTTDQGVVIYSVKPNKRPDVEGSVRLQGQRVGSLDKRNTFKAAKLPLDYTFELVREGGEWRISNPLPGLLVRDSSFERLYRSYNLYYPGGTGALVPEPIYLPDLRAPGNIASALVQALLAGPSDWLSPAVQTAVPSGTKLSVDSVTIVNGVAQVPLSDEVQRTTDPERASLAAQLVYTLQQVTGVKKVLLQVGGQPFRVPQSDSTDLAVPLESISSELNPVPFVPSEQLYAVRGPKSVLQKVTVNTDVPAMDPFPGPLGEGRYSISSLAATVTNTEVAVVTDEDTVLRRTAVTGGRLTTVLDGVTSLLRPQFTRAGELFAVGVQNGQQRMWVTNPDGETRAISASDVFSHGRVVAFRISPDGARMALIMKSAGKTQLATARVVRSPKLVVDGWRLLETDSPLTDAAVIDARDLAWTSATELVVLGADRADGSYGQTAVSVDASTVQTQLKTSDWEAVELAVLLRTQTAITLVLARDGAAYRDEGNRWLEILDDTQAIAYPG is encoded by the coding sequence GTGAGCACCCGCCGCGGGCCGGCCGCGCTCCTCCTGGTCCTGCTGCTGGCCGCCCTGACCGGCTGCGTCAGCATCCCGACCTCGGGTCCGGTCGACAAGGTGGAGGGCCAGCAGCCCACCTGCCAGAGCTGCGTGAACGTCGAGGTCGCCCCGCCGTACCCCGGGGACACCGGCCGCGAGGTGGTCGAGGGGTTCCTCCGGGCCAACGCCAACTACCAGTCCGGCTATGCCGTCGCGCGGCAGTTCCTGACCCGCGACGCCGCCAGCACGTGGACCACCGACCAGGGCGTCGTCATCTACTCCGTGAAGCCGAACAAGCGCCCCGACGTCGAGGGCTCGGTCCGCCTGCAGGGGCAGCGCGTCGGCAGTCTCGACAAGAGGAACACCTTCAAGGCTGCCAAGCTCCCGCTGGACTACACCTTCGAGCTGGTGCGCGAGGGCGGTGAGTGGCGGATCTCGAACCCGCTGCCCGGTCTGCTCGTCCGGGACAGCTCCTTCGAGCGGCTCTACCGGAGCTACAACCTCTACTACCCGGGCGGGACCGGGGCCCTGGTGCCCGAGCCCATCTACCTCCCTGACCTGCGGGCGCCGGGCAACATCGCCTCGGCCCTCGTGCAGGCACTGCTGGCGGGTCCGTCCGACTGGCTCTCCCCGGCGGTCCAGACCGCCGTGCCCTCGGGCACCAAGCTGAGCGTCGACTCGGTGACCATCGTCAACGGGGTCGCGCAGGTGCCGCTGAGCGACGAGGTCCAGCGCACCACCGACCCGGAGCGGGCCAGCCTCGCCGCCCAGCTGGTCTACACGCTGCAGCAGGTGACCGGGGTCAAGAAGGTGCTCCTGCAGGTGGGAGGTCAGCCCTTCCGCGTCCCGCAGAGCGACTCCACCGACCTGGCCGTACCCCTGGAGAGCATCAGCAGCGAGCTCAACCCCGTGCCCTTCGTGCCGTCCGAGCAGCTCTACGCCGTGCGCGGCCCGAAGAGCGTCCTGCAGAAGGTCACCGTCAACACCGACGTGCCCGCGATGGACCCCTTCCCGGGTCCGCTGGGCGAGGGCCGTTACTCCATCTCCTCCTTGGCCGCCACCGTGACCAACACCGAGGTCGCCGTGGTCACCGACGAGGACACGGTGCTGCGCCGCACCGCGGTGACGGGCGGGAGGCTGACCACCGTCCTGGACGGGGTGACCAGCCTGCTCCGGCCGCAGTTCACGCGGGCCGGCGAGCTGTTCGCGGTGGGCGTGCAGAACGGTCAGCAGCGGATGTGGGTGACGAACCCGGACGGCGAGACCCGGGCGATCAGCGCCTCGGACGTCTTCTCCCACGGCCGCGTCGTGGCCTTCCGCATCTCCCCCGACGGGGCCCGGATGGCCCTCATCATGAAGTCCGCCGGCAAGACGCAGCTGGCGACGGCGCGCGTCGTCCGCTCGCCGAAGCTGGTGGTCGACGGCTGGCGGCTGCTCGAGACGGACTCCCCGCTGACCGACGCGGCGGTGATCGACGCCCGCGACCTGGCGTGGACGAGCGCGACCGAGCTCGTGGTGCTCGGCGCGGACCGGGCGGACGGCTCGTACGGCCAGACCGCGGTCAGCGTGGACGCCTCGACGGTGCAGACCCAGCTTAAGACCAGCGACTGGGAGGCGGTCGAGCTCGCGGTGCTGCTGCGGACCCAGACGGCGATCACGCTCGTCCTGGCCCGCGACGGGGCGGCGTACCGCGACGAGGGCAACCGGTGGCTGGAGATCCTCGACGACACCCAGGCGATCGCCTACCCGGGCTGA
- the mtrB gene encoding MtrAB system histidine kinase MtrB: MSAPGPSAVPSRQPAEAWWRLPAALWWRSLPFRVIASVLVASLVVLVLSGFLLMQQATSGVMRSKQEVAENEARQAVDRAQQTLNNANLSGDEADVYKLLYDLADGFANRTGGTNQYEVVILGRGLTFSADTVARESIPAALQRQVERSSDLLITPTEVVYLDDEAPEPGLAAGATLTLPGAGRYQMYLVFPLTQEVQTLQVLRNAVVTTGAILIVLLTLIAALVSRQVVTPVRAARRAAESLASGNLHDRMQVRGTDDLARLAVSMNYMASELQKQINTLEELSAVQQRFVSDVSHELRTPLTTVRMAAEVLHDAREDFDPIAARSTELLQNELDRFEALLTDLLEISRFDAGAAELALSAVDLRDVVARVVEANAPLATANRTTVVILAPAEATAEVDVRRIERILRNLLVNAIEHAETQPIEILVASDDDAVAVAVRDHGVGFEASQAKQVFHRFWRADPARARTVGGTGLGLSISMEDANLHGGWLTAWGRPGQGAQFRLTLPRKAGTILQSSPLPMVPRDYLGPSDPARAEAEAVSADTTGALEVGDSSTVETLVLGGPLASTGADQGRSGS; this comes from the coding sequence GTGAGCGCGCCGGGTCCGTCCGCCGTCCCCAGCCGTCAGCCCGCCGAGGCCTGGTGGAGGCTGCCGGCCGCCCTGTGGTGGCGTTCTCTGCCGTTCCGGGTGATCGCCTCGGTGCTGGTCGCCTCGCTCGTGGTGCTGGTGCTCAGCGGGTTCCTGCTCATGCAGCAGGCCACCTCCGGGGTGATGCGCAGCAAGCAGGAGGTGGCGGAGAACGAGGCTCGGCAGGCGGTGGACCGCGCGCAGCAGACGCTGAACAACGCCAACCTCAGCGGTGACGAGGCGGACGTCTACAAGCTGCTGTACGACCTGGCCGACGGCTTCGCCAACCGCACGGGCGGGACGAACCAGTACGAGGTGGTGATCCTCGGCCGAGGGCTCACCTTCTCGGCCGACACCGTCGCCCGGGAGAGCATCCCGGCCGCCCTGCAGCGCCAGGTGGAGCGGAGCAGCGACCTGCTGATCACCCCGACCGAGGTGGTCTACCTCGACGACGAGGCTCCCGAGCCCGGGCTCGCAGCCGGAGCGACGCTCACCCTGCCGGGCGCCGGTCGTTACCAGATGTACCTGGTCTTCCCGCTCACCCAGGAGGTGCAGACGCTCCAGGTGCTGCGGAACGCGGTCGTCACCACGGGGGCGATCCTCATCGTGCTGCTCACCCTCATCGCCGCGCTGGTCAGCCGGCAGGTGGTGACGCCGGTGCGGGCGGCCCGGCGGGCGGCGGAGAGCCTGGCGTCGGGCAACCTGCACGACCGGATGCAGGTCCGCGGCACCGACGACCTGGCCCGGCTGGCCGTCTCGATGAACTACATGGCCAGCGAGCTGCAGAAGCAGATCAACACCCTCGAGGAGCTGTCCGCTGTCCAGCAGCGCTTCGTCTCCGACGTCTCGCACGAGCTGCGCACCCCGCTGACCACCGTGCGGATGGCCGCCGAGGTGCTGCACGACGCACGCGAGGACTTCGACCCCATCGCCGCCCGCTCCACCGAGCTGCTGCAGAACGAGCTGGACCGCTTCGAGGCCCTGCTGACTGACCTGCTGGAGATCTCCCGCTTCGACGCCGGTGCCGCCGAGCTGGCGCTCAGCGCGGTCGACCTGCGCGACGTCGTCGCCCGGGTCGTCGAGGCGAACGCCCCGCTGGCCACCGCGAACCGGACGACGGTCGTGATCCTCGCGCCCGCGGAGGCCACTGCGGAGGTGGACGTCCGGCGGATCGAGCGCATCCTGCGGAACCTGCTCGTCAACGCCATCGAGCACGCGGAGACGCAGCCGATCGAGATCCTGGTCGCCAGCGACGACGACGCTGTCGCGGTGGCCGTCCGCGACCACGGCGTCGGGTTCGAGGCCAGCCAGGCCAAGCAGGTGTTCCACCGCTTCTGGCGCGCCGACCCGGCGCGGGCCCGCACCGTCGGCGGGACCGGGCTCGGGCTGTCGATCTCGATGGAGGACGCCAACCTGCACGGCGGCTGGCTGACGGCCTGGGGCCGGCCGGGCCAGGGCGCGCAGTTCCGGCTCACCCTGCCCCGGAAGGCCGGCACCATCCTGCAGAGCTCCCCGCTGCCCATGGTGCCCCGCGACTACCTCGGGCCCAGCGACCCGGCCCGCGCCGAGGCTGAGGCGGTGTCGGCTGACACCACCGGTGCCCTCGAGGTCGGGGACAGCAGCACCGTCGAGACCCTCGTGCTGGGCGGCCCGCTCGCCTCCACCGGCGCCGACCAGGGCCGGAGCGGTTCGTGA
- the mtrA gene encoding MtrAB system response regulator MtrA: MSETARNTGTRSRVLVVDDDAALAEMLSIVLRNEGYEPIWCAYGDKALAIFRESRPDLVLLDLMLPGRDGVDVCRDIRQDSGVPIIMLTAKTDTIDVVEGLEAGADDYVAKPFKAKELVARIKTRLRRVPTPEETETETLQIGDLSISVDGHSVKRDGTPIQLTPLEFDLLLALARRPWQVFSREVLLEQVWGYRHAADTRLVNVHVQRLRSKIERDPEHPEIVVTVRGIGYKAGETVRA, translated from the coding sequence GTGTCGGAAACGGCCAGGAATACGGGCACGCGGAGCCGGGTGCTCGTGGTGGACGACGACGCGGCGCTCGCCGAGATGCTGTCCATCGTCCTGCGCAACGAGGGCTACGAGCCCATCTGGTGCGCCTACGGGGACAAGGCTCTCGCCATCTTCCGCGAGTCCCGGCCCGACCTCGTGCTGCTCGACCTCATGCTGCCGGGCCGCGACGGCGTCGACGTGTGCCGCGACATCCGCCAGGACTCCGGCGTCCCGATCATCATGCTGACGGCCAAGACCGACACCATCGACGTCGTCGAGGGCCTCGAGGCCGGGGCCGACGACTACGTGGCCAAGCCCTTCAAGGCCAAGGAGCTCGTCGCCCGGATCAAGACGCGGCTGCGCCGGGTGCCCACGCCCGAGGAGACCGAGACCGAGACGCTGCAGATCGGCGACCTCTCGATCAGCGTTGACGGCCACTCGGTCAAGCGTGACGGGACGCCGATCCAGCTGACGCCGCTGGAGTTCGACCTCCTGCTGGCGCTGGCCCGCCGGCCCTGGCAGGTCTTCAGCCGCGAGGTGCTGCTGGAGCAGGTCTGGGGCTACCGGCACGCCGCCGACACCCGCTTGGTCAACGTCCACGTGCAGCGGCTGCGCTCCAAGATCGAGCGCGACCCGGAGCACCCGGAGATCGTCGTCACCGTGCGCGGCATCGGCTACAAGGCCGGCGAGACCGTCCGGGCCTGA
- a CDS encoding YqgE/AlgH family protein produces MTRPPGSPSPGSLLVSSVLISDGVFDQTVVLVLDCDEDGALGVILNEISQTPLASVLPDWVGSVSEPRLLFHGGPVSPNGAICLASVDEPGEEPPGWRPLFDTVGLLHLDTPIEIVSGAYRDLRIFAGYAGWSAGQLQTEIAQGRWHLAEARYDDVFGRRPLDLWRTVLRRQPGETAFFSTWVEDPDLN; encoded by the coding sequence GTGACGCGGCCCCCGGGCAGCCCGAGCCCCGGCAGCCTGCTGGTCTCCAGCGTGCTGATCTCCGACGGCGTCTTCGACCAGACCGTGGTGCTGGTCCTGGACTGCGACGAGGACGGCGCGCTCGGCGTCATCCTCAACGAGATCTCCCAGACCCCCTTGGCCTCGGTGCTGCCCGACTGGGTCGGCTCGGTGTCGGAGCCCCGGCTGCTGTTCCACGGCGGCCCCGTCTCGCCCAACGGGGCCATCTGCCTGGCCAGCGTCGACGAGCCCGGCGAGGAGCCCCCGGGCTGGCGGCCGCTCTTCGACACCGTGGGGCTGCTGCACCTCGACACGCCGATCGAGATCGTCTCCGGCGCCTACCGCGACCTGCGGATCTTCGCGGGCTACGCGGGCTGGTCCGCCGGGCAGCTGCAGACCGAGATCGCCCAGGGCCGCTGGCACCTCGCCGAGGCCCGCTACGACGACGTCTTCGGCCGTCGGCCGCTGGATCTGTGGCGCACGGTGCTGCGCCGTCAGCCGGGGGAGACGGCCTTCTTCTCGACCTGGGTGGAGGACCCGGACCTGAACTGA
- a CDS encoding VanZ family protein, with protein sequence MSDRWTGAGSRVGADRGTRAGSSWRVVAVLAGLAVAAQLWGLYRVTGPPTPGWFPNADKLEHAAGFALPVGLLVLALGLRRLAQGRSPSRPTLVVVVAVFGAHAVLSEVVQHLFYTGRSGDPRDVLADAVGIALGVVVATALLRRAVRRSRAGHGDGRRPTPAEAT encoded by the coding sequence ATGTCTGACCGTTGGACGGGGGCCGGCTCCCGGGTGGGGGCCGACCGGGGGACGCGGGCCGGGTCGAGCTGGCGGGTGGTGGCCGTGCTGGCCGGGCTCGCGGTCGCGGCGCAGCTGTGGGGTCTCTACCGGGTGACCGGCCCGCCCACCCCGGGCTGGTTCCCGAACGCCGACAAGCTGGAGCACGCCGCCGGGTTCGCGCTGCCGGTCGGGCTGCTCGTGCTGGCGCTGGGGCTGCGACGCCTGGCGCAGGGCCGGTCGCCGTCGCGGCCGACGCTGGTGGTGGTCGTGGCGGTGTTCGGCGCGCACGCCGTGCTCAGCGAGGTCGTGCAGCACCTCTTCTACACCGGCCGCAGCGGCGACCCGCGGGACGTGCTGGCCGACGCCGTCGGGATCGCCCTCGGCGTGGTGGTCGCGACGGCGCTGCTCCGCCGCGCGGTGCGCCGGTCCCGCGCGGGGCACGGCGACGGGCGACGCCCGACCCCGGCGGAGGCGACGTGA
- a CDS encoding NAD-dependent malic enzyme, with protein sequence MSALPSVSYSITVRLEVPAGGGSVSALTSAVEGAGGSVTALDVTASGHERLQIDVTCAARDTDHADELVEIMRAVPGVTIGKVSDRTFLMHLGGKIEMRSKHPIRNRDDLSMVYTPGVARVCLAIAKNKEDARRLTSKRNSIAVVTDGSAVLGLGNIGPEAALPVMEGKAALFKRFGDIDAWPLCLDTQDVDEIVAVVKAVAPGFAGINLEDISAPRCFEVEARLREQLDIPVFHDDQHGTAIVVLAALYNALRVVDKSIAEVRVVMSGAGAAGTAIIKLLLAAGVQHIVVSDIDGVVHRGRAGLSGELAWLAEHTNALDVTGSLTEAVVGADVFIGVSAPNLLTGDDIAGMADDAIVFALANPEPEVDPMEAMKHAAVVATGRSDFPNQINNVLAFPGVFRGLIDARSKEITTTMLLAAARALAGVVTDDQLNAAYITPSVFNADVHTAVATAVRRAAGGPAELPVDPDVAVQDDV encoded by the coding sequence GTGAGCGCCCTCCCGTCCGTCTCGTACTCGATCACGGTGCGGCTGGAGGTCCCCGCCGGCGGCGGCTCGGTCTCCGCCCTGACCTCGGCCGTCGAAGGCGCGGGTGGCAGCGTCACAGCCCTCGACGTCACCGCGTCCGGCCATGAGCGCCTGCAGATCGACGTGACCTGCGCGGCGCGGGACACCGACCACGCCGACGAGCTCGTCGAGATCATGCGCGCCGTGCCCGGCGTCACCATCGGCAAGGTCTCCGACCGCACCTTCCTCATGCACCTCGGCGGCAAGATCGAGATGCGCTCCAAGCACCCGATCCGCAACCGCGACGACCTCTCGATGGTCTACACCCCGGGTGTCGCGCGGGTGTGCCTGGCGATCGCCAAGAACAAGGAGGACGCCCGCCGGCTGACCTCCAAGCGGAACTCGATCGCCGTCGTCACCGACGGGTCGGCCGTCCTCGGGCTGGGCAACATCGGCCCGGAGGCCGCGCTGCCGGTGATGGAGGGCAAGGCCGCGCTGTTCAAGCGGTTCGGCGACATCGACGCCTGGCCGCTGTGCCTGGACACCCAGGACGTCGACGAGATCGTCGCCGTGGTCAAGGCCGTCGCGCCCGGCTTCGCCGGCATCAACCTCGAGGACATCTCGGCGCCCCGCTGCTTCGAGGTGGAGGCCCGGCTGCGCGAGCAGCTGGACATCCCCGTCTTCCACGACGACCAGCACGGCACCGCCATCGTCGTGCTCGCCGCGCTCTACAACGCGCTCCGGGTCGTCGACAAGAGCATCGCCGAGGTCCGCGTCGTGATGTCCGGGGCCGGCGCGGCCGGCACCGCGATCATCAAGCTGCTGCTGGCCGCCGGCGTGCAGCACATCGTCGTCTCCGACATCGACGGCGTCGTCCACCGCGGCCGCGCCGGGCTCAGCGGCGAGCTGGCCTGGCTGGCCGAGCACACCAACGCCCTCGATGTCACCGGCTCGCTGACCGAGGCCGTCGTCGGCGCCGACGTCTTCATCGGGGTGTCGGCGCCCAACCTGCTGACCGGCGACGACATCGCCGGGATGGCCGACGACGCGATCGTCTTCGCCCTGGCCAACCCCGAGCCCGAGGTCGACCCCATGGAGGCGATGAAGCACGCCGCCGTGGTCGCCACCGGCCGCTCGGACTTCCCGAACCAGATCAACAACGTGCTCGCCTTCCCGGGGGTGTTCCGCGGCCTCATCGACGCCCGGTCGAAGGAGATCACCACGACGATGCTGCTGGCCGCCGCCCGCGCGCTGGCCGGCGTCGTCACCGACGACCAGCTGAACGCCGCCTACATCACCCCCAGCGTCTTCAACGCCGACGTGCACACCGCCGTCGCCACCGCCGTCCGGCGGGCCGCCGGCGGCCCCGCCGAGCTGCCCGTCGACCCCGACGTCGCCGTCCAGGACGATGTCTGA
- a CDS encoding VWA domain-containing protein gives MSGDRPAGTPGDDEARRRWRLLLGGAAEEELDATLTTDELAMDRTLAALYDGDDAGDGGTRARRAGGLGSSAPGVARWLGDIRTYFPTSVVQVMQRDAIDRLQLTSMLLEPELLDSVQPDVHLASTLLGLNRVMPETTRRTARLVVGKVVAEIERRIATRTTAAVNGAVSRADRTRRPRPADIDWPATISANLRNYLPEHQTVVPERLVGYRRASRTVSRDVVVALDQSGSMAESVVYAAVFAATLASIRTVRTSLVVFDTEVVDLTEQLADPVDVLFGCQLGGGTDINRALAYCQGLVTRPEETVLVLISDLFEGGIAEEMLRRVHQLLADGVTVVVLLALSDSGAPAYDHEHAAALAALGVPAFACTPDQFPDLLAVALGRGDIGRWAETAAREQAAPA, from the coding sequence GTGAGCGGGGACCGCCCCGCGGGCACCCCGGGCGACGACGAGGCCCGGCGCCGCTGGCGGCTGCTGCTCGGCGGGGCGGCCGAGGAGGAGCTGGACGCAACGCTGACGACCGACGAGCTGGCGATGGACCGCACCCTCGCCGCGCTCTACGACGGCGACGACGCGGGCGACGGCGGCACCCGGGCACGCCGGGCCGGGGGACTGGGCTCCTCGGCCCCCGGCGTCGCGCGCTGGTTGGGCGACATCCGCACCTACTTCCCGACGAGCGTCGTCCAGGTCATGCAGCGCGACGCCATCGACCGGCTCCAGCTCACGTCGATGCTGCTGGAGCCGGAGCTGCTGGACTCGGTGCAGCCCGACGTCCACCTGGCCAGCACCCTGCTGGGCCTCAACCGGGTGATGCCCGAGACGACGCGGCGGACCGCCCGGCTGGTGGTCGGGAAGGTGGTCGCCGAGATCGAGCGACGGATCGCCACCCGGACCACGGCGGCGGTGAACGGCGCGGTGAGCCGGGCCGACCGCACCCGCCGCCCCCGCCCGGCGGACATCGACTGGCCGGCGACGATCAGCGCCAACCTGCGGAACTACCTGCCCGAGCACCAGACGGTGGTGCCCGAGCGGCTGGTCGGCTACCGGCGGGCGTCGCGGACGGTCTCCCGCGACGTCGTCGTGGCGCTCGACCAGTCGGGGTCGATGGCCGAGTCCGTGGTCTACGCGGCCGTCTTCGCCGCCACCCTCGCCTCGATCCGCACGGTGCGGACCTCGCTGGTGGTCTTCGACACCGAGGTCGTCGACCTCACCGAGCAGCTCGCCGACCCCGTCGACGTCCTCTTCGGCTGCCAGCTGGGCGGCGGCACCGACATCAACCGGGCGCTGGCCTACTGCCAGGGCCTCGTCACCCGGCCGGAGGAGACGGTGCTCGTCCTCATCTCCGACCTGTTCGAGGGCGGGATCGCCGAGGAGATGCTGCGCCGCGTCCACCAGCTGCTGGCCGACGGCGTCACCGTCGTCGTGCTGCTCGCCCTGTCCGACTCCGGGGCGCCCGCCTACGACCACGAGCACGCCGCCGCGCTCGCCGCCCTCGGCGTCCCGGCCTTCGCCTGCACGCCGGACCAGTTCCCCGACCTGCTCGCCGTCGCCCTCGGCCGCGGCGACATCGGCCGGTGGGCCGAGACCGCCGCCCGCGAGCAGGCGGCACCAGCCTGA